A stretch of Arachis hypogaea cultivar Tifrunner chromosome 15, arahy.Tifrunner.gnm2.J5K5, whole genome shotgun sequence DNA encodes these proteins:
- the LOC112750440 gene encoding serine carboxypeptidase-like 26 isoform X7, which translates to MDIAVVPLQVILPILESQVVADARSSEAFVALCLLTIAGTSLAMQHLDFSDMWQTYYSVILLLVSGFCTRIRRRICTHLVTREQVPEFTAEDAYAFLVKWFERFLQYKHREFYIAGESYAGHYVPQLSQIIYERNKGIKNPVLNFKGFMLIGVEPTESSVLSGGKPDLTCWITSLLCSDVLEKML; encoded by the exons ATG GACATAGCTGTTGTCCCTCTTCAAGTCATTCTTCCAATACTAGAGAGCCAG GTTGTTGCAGATGCAAGGAGCTCAGAGGCCTTCGTTGCACTTTGCTTGCTGACTATTGCTGGAACTTCACTTGCCATGCAGCATTTGGATTTTAGTGATATG TGGCAAACATATTATTCTGTGATTCTCTTGCTGGTGTCGGGTTTTTGTACTCGAATAAGACGACGGATCTGTACACATTTGGTGACCAGAGAACAG GTTCCTGAATTTACAGCTGAAGATGCCTATGCATTTCTTGTTAAGTGGTTTGAAAGATTTCTTCAGTATAAGCATAGAGAGTTCTACATTGCTGGAGAAAGCTATGCAG GGCACTATGTTCCTCAGTTGTCTCAAATTATTTATGAGAGAAACAAGGGAATCAAGAATCCAGTGCTAAATTTCAAGGGATTTATG TTGATTGGTGTGGAACCAACTGAAAGTTCAGTGCTGTCAGGTGGAAAACCTG ATCTCACATGTTGGATTACTAGCTTGCTCTGCAGCGATGTGTTAGAAAAGATGCTG TAA
- the LOC112750440 gene encoding uncharacterized protein isoform X4, with the protein MMSVYSICNVINIDSSFLYMQDIAVVPLQVILPILESQVVADARSSEAFVALCLLTIAGTSLAMQHLDFSDMWQTYYSVILLLVSGFCTRIRRRICTHLVTREQVPEFTAEDAYAFLVKWFERFLQYKHREFYIAGESYAGHYVPQLSQIIYERNKGIKNPVLNFKGFMLIGVEPTESSVLSGGKPDLTCWITSLLCSDVLEKML; encoded by the exons ATGATGTCAGTATATAGTATCTGTAATGTAATTAATATTGACTCATCTTTTTTATACATGCAGGACATAGCTGTTGTCCCTCTTCAAGTCATTCTTCCAATACTAGAGAGCCAG GTTGTTGCAGATGCAAGGAGCTCAGAGGCCTTCGTTGCACTTTGCTTGCTGACTATTGCTGGAACTTCACTTGCCATGCAGCATTTGGATTTTAGTGATATG TGGCAAACATATTATTCTGTGATTCTCTTGCTGGTGTCGGGTTTTTGTACTCGAATAAGACGACGGATCTGTACACATTTGGTGACCAGAGAACAG GTTCCTGAATTTACAGCTGAAGATGCCTATGCATTTCTTGTTAAGTGGTTTGAAAGATTTCTTCAGTATAAGCATAGAGAGTTCTACATTGCTGGAGAAAGCTATGCAG GGCACTATGTTCCTCAGTTGTCTCAAATTATTTATGAGAGAAACAAGGGAATCAAGAATCCAGTGCTAAATTTCAAGGGATTTATG TTGATTGGTGTGGAACCAACTGAAAGTTCAGTGCTGTCAGGTGGAAAACCTG ATCTCACATGTTGGATTACTAGCTTGCTCTGCAGCGATGTGTTAGAAAAGATGCTG TAA
- the LOC112750440 gene encoding uncharacterized protein isoform X3, which produces MMSVYSICNVINIDSSFLYMQDIAVVPLQVILPILESQVVADARSSEAFVALCLLTIAGTSLAMQHLDFSDMWQTYYSVILLLVSGFCTRIRRRICTHLVTREQVPEFTAEDAYAFLVKWFERFLQYKHREFYIAGESYAGHYVPQLSQIIYERNKGIKNPVLNFKGFMLIGVEPTESSVLSGGKPETDLTCWITSLLCSDVLEKML; this is translated from the exons ATGATGTCAGTATATAGTATCTGTAATGTAATTAATATTGACTCATCTTTTTTATACATGCAGGACATAGCTGTTGTCCCTCTTCAAGTCATTCTTCCAATACTAGAGAGCCAG GTTGTTGCAGATGCAAGGAGCTCAGAGGCCTTCGTTGCACTTTGCTTGCTGACTATTGCTGGAACTTCACTTGCCATGCAGCATTTGGATTTTAGTGATATG TGGCAAACATATTATTCTGTGATTCTCTTGCTGGTGTCGGGTTTTTGTACTCGAATAAGACGACGGATCTGTACACATTTGGTGACCAGAGAACAG GTTCCTGAATTTACAGCTGAAGATGCCTATGCATTTCTTGTTAAGTGGTTTGAAAGATTTCTTCAGTATAAGCATAGAGAGTTCTACATTGCTGGAGAAAGCTATGCAG GGCACTATGTTCCTCAGTTGTCTCAAATTATTTATGAGAGAAACAAGGGAATCAAGAATCCAGTGCTAAATTTCAAGGGATTTATG TTGATTGGTGTGGAACCAACTGAAAGTTCAGTGCTGTCAGGTGGAAAACCTG AAACAGATCTCACATGTTGGATTACTAGCTTGCTCTGCAGCGATGTGTTAGAAAAGATGCTG TAA
- the LOC112750440 gene encoding serine carboxypeptidase-like 22 isoform X6, whose product MDIAVVPLQVILPILESQVVADARSSEAFVALCLLTIAGTSLAMQHLDFSDMWQTYYSVILLLVSGFCTRIRRRICTHLVTREQVPEFTAEDAYAFLVKWFERFLQYKHREFYIAGESYAGHYVPQLSQIIYERNKGIKNPVLNFKGFMLIGVEPTESSVLSGGKPDLTCWITSLLCSDVLEKMLVSNCTPSNQ is encoded by the exons ATG GACATAGCTGTTGTCCCTCTTCAAGTCATTCTTCCAATACTAGAGAGCCAG GTTGTTGCAGATGCAAGGAGCTCAGAGGCCTTCGTTGCACTTTGCTTGCTGACTATTGCTGGAACTTCACTTGCCATGCAGCATTTGGATTTTAGTGATATG TGGCAAACATATTATTCTGTGATTCTCTTGCTGGTGTCGGGTTTTTGTACTCGAATAAGACGACGGATCTGTACACATTTGGTGACCAGAGAACAG GTTCCTGAATTTACAGCTGAAGATGCCTATGCATTTCTTGTTAAGTGGTTTGAAAGATTTCTTCAGTATAAGCATAGAGAGTTCTACATTGCTGGAGAAAGCTATGCAG GGCACTATGTTCCTCAGTTGTCTCAAATTATTTATGAGAGAAACAAGGGAATCAAGAATCCAGTGCTAAATTTCAAGGGATTTATG TTGATTGGTGTGGAACCAACTGAAAGTTCAGTGCTGTCAGGTGGAAAACCTG ATCTCACATGTTGGATTACTAGCTTGCTCTGCAGCGATGTGTTAGAAAAGATGCTGGTAAGTAATTGCACTCCAAGCAATCAATAA
- the LOC112750440 gene encoding serine carboxypeptidase-like 22 isoform X10, with product MLGTNWQTYYSVILLLVSGFCTRIRRRICTHLVTREQVPEFTAEDAYAFLVKWFERFLQYKHREFYIAGESYAGHYVPQLSQIIYERNKGIKNPVLNFKGFMLIGVEPTESSVLSGGKPETDLTCWITSLLCSDVLEKMLVSNCTPSNQ from the exons ATGCTTGGAACAAAT TGGCAAACATATTATTCTGTGATTCTCTTGCTGGTGTCGGGTTTTTGTACTCGAATAAGACGACGGATCTGTACACATTTGGTGACCAGAGAACAG GTTCCTGAATTTACAGCTGAAGATGCCTATGCATTTCTTGTTAAGTGGTTTGAAAGATTTCTTCAGTATAAGCATAGAGAGTTCTACATTGCTGGAGAAAGCTATGCAG GGCACTATGTTCCTCAGTTGTCTCAAATTATTTATGAGAGAAACAAGGGAATCAAGAATCCAGTGCTAAATTTCAAGGGATTTATG TTGATTGGTGTGGAACCAACTGAAAGTTCAGTGCTGTCAGGTGGAAAACCTG AAACAGATCTCACATGTTGGATTACTAGCTTGCTCTGCAGCGATGTGTTAGAAAAGATGCTGGTAAGTAATTGCACTCCAAGCAATCAATAA
- the LOC112750440 gene encoding serine carboxypeptidase-like 22 isoform X9, which translates to MQHLDFSDMWQTYYSVILLLVSGFCTRIRRRICTHLVTREQVPEFTAEDAYAFLVKWFERFLQYKHREFYIAGESYAGHYVPQLSQIIYERNKGIKNPVLNFKGFMLIGVEPTESSVLSGGKPDLTCWITSLLCSDVLEKMLVSNCTPSNQ; encoded by the exons ATGCAGCATTTGGATTTTAGTGATATG TGGCAAACATATTATTCTGTGATTCTCTTGCTGGTGTCGGGTTTTTGTACTCGAATAAGACGACGGATCTGTACACATTTGGTGACCAGAGAACAG GTTCCTGAATTTACAGCTGAAGATGCCTATGCATTTCTTGTTAAGTGGTTTGAAAGATTTCTTCAGTATAAGCATAGAGAGTTCTACATTGCTGGAGAAAGCTATGCAG GGCACTATGTTCCTCAGTTGTCTCAAATTATTTATGAGAGAAACAAGGGAATCAAGAATCCAGTGCTAAATTTCAAGGGATTTATG TTGATTGGTGTGGAACCAACTGAAAGTTCAGTGCTGTCAGGTGGAAAACCTG ATCTCACATGTTGGATTACTAGCTTGCTCTGCAGCGATGTGTTAGAAAAGATGCTGGTAAGTAATTGCACTCCAAGCAATCAATAA
- the LOC112750440 gene encoding serine carboxypeptidase-like 22 isoform X5 has protein sequence MDIAVVPLQVILPILESQVVADARSSEAFVALCLLTIAGTSLAMQHLDFSDMWQTYYSVILLLVSGFCTRIRRRICTHLVTREQVPEFTAEDAYAFLVKWFERFLQYKHREFYIAGESYAGHYVPQLSQIIYERNKGIKNPVLNFKGFMLIGVEPTESSVLSGGKPETDLTCWITSLLCSDVLEKMLVSNCTPSNQ, from the exons ATG GACATAGCTGTTGTCCCTCTTCAAGTCATTCTTCCAATACTAGAGAGCCAG GTTGTTGCAGATGCAAGGAGCTCAGAGGCCTTCGTTGCACTTTGCTTGCTGACTATTGCTGGAACTTCACTTGCCATGCAGCATTTGGATTTTAGTGATATG TGGCAAACATATTATTCTGTGATTCTCTTGCTGGTGTCGGGTTTTTGTACTCGAATAAGACGACGGATCTGTACACATTTGGTGACCAGAGAACAG GTTCCTGAATTTACAGCTGAAGATGCCTATGCATTTCTTGTTAAGTGGTTTGAAAGATTTCTTCAGTATAAGCATAGAGAGTTCTACATTGCTGGAGAAAGCTATGCAG GGCACTATGTTCCTCAGTTGTCTCAAATTATTTATGAGAGAAACAAGGGAATCAAGAATCCAGTGCTAAATTTCAAGGGATTTATG TTGATTGGTGTGGAACCAACTGAAAGTTCAGTGCTGTCAGGTGGAAAACCTG AAACAGATCTCACATGTTGGATTACTAGCTTGCTCTGCAGCGATGTGTTAGAAAAGATGCTGGTAAGTAATTGCACTCCAAGCAATCAATAA
- the LOC112750440 gene encoding serine carboxypeptidase-like 22 isoform X8, with protein sequence MQHLDFSDMWQTYYSVILLLVSGFCTRIRRRICTHLVTREQVPEFTAEDAYAFLVKWFERFLQYKHREFYIAGESYAGHYVPQLSQIIYERNKGIKNPVLNFKGFMLIGVEPTESSVLSGGKPETDLTCWITSLLCSDVLEKMLVSNCTPSNQ encoded by the exons ATGCAGCATTTGGATTTTAGTGATATG TGGCAAACATATTATTCTGTGATTCTCTTGCTGGTGTCGGGTTTTTGTACTCGAATAAGACGACGGATCTGTACACATTTGGTGACCAGAGAACAG GTTCCTGAATTTACAGCTGAAGATGCCTATGCATTTCTTGTTAAGTGGTTTGAAAGATTTCTTCAGTATAAGCATAGAGAGTTCTACATTGCTGGAGAAAGCTATGCAG GGCACTATGTTCCTCAGTTGTCTCAAATTATTTATGAGAGAAACAAGGGAATCAAGAATCCAGTGCTAAATTTCAAGGGATTTATG TTGATTGGTGTGGAACCAACTGAAAGTTCAGTGCTGTCAGGTGGAAAACCTG AAACAGATCTCACATGTTGGATTACTAGCTTGCTCTGCAGCGATGTGTTAGAAAAGATGCTGGTAAGTAATTGCACTCCAAGCAATCAATAA
- the LOC112750440 gene encoding uncharacterized protein isoform X1 produces the protein MMSVYSICNVINIDSSFLYMQDIAVVPLQVILPILESQVVADARSSEAFVALCLLTIAGTSLAMQHLDFSDMWQTYYSVILLLVSGFCTRIRRRICTHLVTREQVPEFTAEDAYAFLVKWFERFLQYKHREFYIAGESYAGHYVPQLSQIIYERNKGIKNPVLNFKGFMLIGVEPTESSVLSGGKPETDLTCWITSLLCSDVLEKMLVSNCTPSNQ, from the exons ATGATGTCAGTATATAGTATCTGTAATGTAATTAATATTGACTCATCTTTTTTATACATGCAGGACATAGCTGTTGTCCCTCTTCAAGTCATTCTTCCAATACTAGAGAGCCAG GTTGTTGCAGATGCAAGGAGCTCAGAGGCCTTCGTTGCACTTTGCTTGCTGACTATTGCTGGAACTTCACTTGCCATGCAGCATTTGGATTTTAGTGATATG TGGCAAACATATTATTCTGTGATTCTCTTGCTGGTGTCGGGTTTTTGTACTCGAATAAGACGACGGATCTGTACACATTTGGTGACCAGAGAACAG GTTCCTGAATTTACAGCTGAAGATGCCTATGCATTTCTTGTTAAGTGGTTTGAAAGATTTCTTCAGTATAAGCATAGAGAGTTCTACATTGCTGGAGAAAGCTATGCAG GGCACTATGTTCCTCAGTTGTCTCAAATTATTTATGAGAGAAACAAGGGAATCAAGAATCCAGTGCTAAATTTCAAGGGATTTATG TTGATTGGTGTGGAACCAACTGAAAGTTCAGTGCTGTCAGGTGGAAAACCTG AAACAGATCTCACATGTTGGATTACTAGCTTGCTCTGCAGCGATGTGTTAGAAAAGATGCTGGTAAGTAATTGCACTCCAAGCAATCAATAA
- the LOC112750440 gene encoding uncharacterized protein isoform X2: MMSVYSICNVINIDSSFLYMQDIAVVPLQVILPILESQVVADARSSEAFVALCLLTIAGTSLAMQHLDFSDMWQTYYSVILLLVSGFCTRIRRRICTHLVTREQVPEFTAEDAYAFLVKWFERFLQYKHREFYIAGESYAGHYVPQLSQIIYERNKGIKNPVLNFKGFMLIGVEPTESSVLSGGKPDLTCWITSLLCSDVLEKMLVSNCTPSNQ; encoded by the exons ATGATGTCAGTATATAGTATCTGTAATGTAATTAATATTGACTCATCTTTTTTATACATGCAGGACATAGCTGTTGTCCCTCTTCAAGTCATTCTTCCAATACTAGAGAGCCAG GTTGTTGCAGATGCAAGGAGCTCAGAGGCCTTCGTTGCACTTTGCTTGCTGACTATTGCTGGAACTTCACTTGCCATGCAGCATTTGGATTTTAGTGATATG TGGCAAACATATTATTCTGTGATTCTCTTGCTGGTGTCGGGTTTTTGTACTCGAATAAGACGACGGATCTGTACACATTTGGTGACCAGAGAACAG GTTCCTGAATTTACAGCTGAAGATGCCTATGCATTTCTTGTTAAGTGGTTTGAAAGATTTCTTCAGTATAAGCATAGAGAGTTCTACATTGCTGGAGAAAGCTATGCAG GGCACTATGTTCCTCAGTTGTCTCAAATTATTTATGAGAGAAACAAGGGAATCAAGAATCCAGTGCTAAATTTCAAGGGATTTATG TTGATTGGTGTGGAACCAACTGAAAGTTCAGTGCTGTCAGGTGGAAAACCTG ATCTCACATGTTGGATTACTAGCTTGCTCTGCAGCGATGTGTTAGAAAAGATGCTGGTAAGTAATTGCACTCCAAGCAATCAATAA